A stretch of the Sphingobacterium thalpophilum genome encodes the following:
- a CDS encoding RagB/SusD family nutrient uptake outer membrane protein, translating to MKTKRLLYGAMISFGLLSAVACSDRLDVDLKAAINANSMWQDESDAQAAVTGAYVRMRNTFATAYIFWGEYRTAYWGPGLETNANYSTAFLNQLNSTHTHANWNNLYTTINDCNLILKHVPEISFATPEKKNEYLAQAYFIRAFCYYWIGRIWGDAPVLTAGFESPNQEDLYPSRQPVQAVFQLVKQDLDRAEELMPATATRAQYGNLDAIRLLKTDYYLWMAKQQNGGTAALNLAKQSVDKVLTGKHALMQKFADVFTTELNPELIFCWRMTQDEFTGGYPSDFLVPIQYISPGLVENPIKVGSHQQWIFLTNNYKTFLTENAADTRAKVSFDTAFDKDKNLTFQWINKYAGKWVNGTRIFESDLVVYRYADALLFSAEIENALGNEQLAVQQLNKIAKRAYGMDNFYAAGLPADAINTAILSERKKEFVAEGKLWWDLIRLGVVFNEVESLKNQQSKKNILLWPVHDSSINTNPNIKQTEGYN from the coding sequence ATGAAGACAAAAAGATTATTATACGGAGCGATGATATCCTTCGGCCTGCTATCAGCTGTGGCCTGTTCGGACAGACTGGATGTAGACCTAAAAGCCGCCATCAATGCCAATTCGATGTGGCAGGACGAAAGCGATGCCCAAGCCGCCGTAACAGGAGCCTACGTGCGCATGCGTAATACCTTCGCGACAGCTTATATTTTCTGGGGCGAATATCGCACCGCTTATTGGGGGCCCGGTCTCGAAACCAACGCAAACTACAGTACAGCTTTCTTAAATCAGCTCAACAGCACCCATACTCATGCCAACTGGAATAATTTATATACCACGATCAACGACTGCAACCTGATCCTCAAGCATGTGCCAGAAATCAGTTTTGCTACACCCGAAAAGAAGAATGAATACCTGGCACAGGCATATTTTATCCGCGCATTCTGCTATTACTGGATCGGCCGGATCTGGGGCGATGCTCCGGTGCTGACCGCAGGCTTTGAGTCGCCCAATCAGGAGGACCTATATCCCTCACGCCAGCCTGTTCAGGCTGTATTCCAGCTGGTCAAACAGGATCTGGACCGGGCAGAGGAACTGATGCCGGCGACAGCAACCAGAGCGCAGTATGGCAATCTGGACGCCATCCGTTTGCTCAAAACGGATTATTACCTGTGGATGGCAAAACAGCAGAATGGGGGCACAGCCGCTCTGAACCTGGCGAAACAGTCGGTTGATAAAGTGTTGACAGGCAAGCATGCCCTGATGCAGAAATTTGCAGATGTCTTTACCACGGAATTAAATCCCGAACTGATCTTTTGCTGGCGTATGACACAGGATGAATTTACGGGCGGATATCCTTCGGACTTTCTGGTTCCGATCCAATATATTTCACCGGGCCTGGTTGAAAACCCCATTAAGGTCGGCTCGCATCAGCAGTGGATCTTTCTGACGAATAATTACAAAACATTTTTGACGGAAAATGCCGCCGACACGAGGGCAAAAGTTAGTTTTGATACGGCCTTCGACAAAGATAAAAATCTGACCTTCCAATGGATCAATAAATATGCAGGCAAATGGGTCAATGGCACACGGATCTTTGAGTCGGACCTGGTTGTCTACCGCTATGCGGATGCCCTGTTGTTCAGCGCCGAAATCGAAAACGCGCTGGGGAATGAGCAGCTCGCCGTGCAGCAGCTCAACAAGATTGCAAAACGGGCCTATGGAATGGACAATTTTTATGCAGCCGGACTGCCGGCCGATGCGATCAATACTGCCATACTCAGCGAACGGAAAAAGGAATTTGTAGCCGAAGGCAAACTTTGGTGGGACCTGATCCGGCTGGGTGTCGTATTCAACGAGGTGGAGAGCCTGAAAAATCAGCAGTCCAAAAAGAATATCCTTTTATGGCCTGTACATGACAGCTCGATCAACACCAATCCCAATATCAAACAGACCGAGGGTTACAATTAA
- a CDS encoding energy transducer TonB: MNEVFPEPPYGTNGFKNWVVKNYKIPMEARKAKVNGKLIITFTVGEDGKLSNFQIAKDIGYQTGETLISLVRKSSPWKPGYQNGSAVKCGYTFPLSFSNGEIKLDNDTKRQR; this comes from the coding sequence ATGAACGAAGTATTTCCTGAGCCACCTTATGGTACTAACGGATTTAAAAATTGGGTTGTTAAGAATTATAAGATTCCAATGGAAGCCAGGAAAGCAAAAGTAAACGGCAAACTGATCATCACTTTTACGGTTGGGGAAGATGGTAAGCTCAGTAATTTCCAGATAGCCAAAGATATTGGTTATCAAACTGGTGAAACGTTAATATCATTGGTTAGGAAATCAAGTCCGTGGAAACCAGGATATCAAAATGGCAGTGCGGTAAAATGCGGCTATACATTTCCCCTATCATTTAGTAATGGTGAGATAAAATTAGATAATGATACAAAAAGACAAAGATGA
- a CDS encoding DEAD/DEAH box helicase family protein, with amino-acid sequence MTEYPKDIKFKYGWRKYQQRVLDDLQDHLTDGHLHVIAPPGSGKTVLGLEVAFRLNKPTLILAPTIAIRNQWIQRFCELFLLTNLAPEWISRDIRNPKFMTVVTYQGLHAACNNCRINEEELESDEEETEEANGSGRATNPNLDNIVSGLKAQNVKTIVVDEAHHLKNEWWQTLTKVKEKLDPIIVGLTATPPYDVTATEWQRYIDLNGPVDTEISVPELVIEGDLCPHQDYAYFTLPTEKENQSIVDFRQNIEKLFQEIKSDETIVQAIEQHPVWQNPTEQLDWIYNNISYYSACLIFLKANDKEIPERHLEVIGDRKFEIPKLDYEWIETLLDFYLYKGKEHFKTFEGHQENLENRLRRYGAIERRQINFSHNKRVTGFLTSSISKLNGIKEIVDFEYNSLGNNLRLVILSDFIRKEFYINSPDNNLELNKIGVIPIFEKLRRENKENKKIAVLTGSMIIIPVSAYPAFEAKAAQYGITQISSNPVPFDSNYILISQTEQLKHDIVHIVTQIFQRGEIEVLIGTKSLLGEGWDAPAINSLILASFVGSYVLSNQMRGRAIRTQNGNGGKTGNIWHLVCIDPTSPTGGDDFDLLKRRFKSFVGVSFKEEPGIENGIGRLNLPENIHHKEEAEKKNIEMFSYAGDRESLKQRWKTALETGVTLIEEIKIPFPEGKEYKAVKSMYLNKTIRNLLATLGSGLVGFGLESLQGLGRVARNIKTTQDLYVILAIFAAIGMAIFGRLTFKTLRLYFKYRDISKDIRQIGDALLNSLIKAGVIRTDNSKLKVDTSIDNWGAVYCHLEGGTTFDKSTFINALQEIIGPIDNPRYVIIRKNRFMLFVKQKDYHSVPEILGRNRNLAEYFQSQWERLVGACELIFTRTIEGRKLLLKSRVKSLAAQFDNKVEHINKWR; translated from the coding sequence TTGACAGAATATCCTAAAGACATAAAATTCAAATACGGTTGGAGAAAATACCAACAGCGAGTGCTTGACGACTTACAAGACCACTTAACTGACGGTCATTTGCACGTAATTGCTCCCCCAGGTTCGGGTAAGACAGTTTTAGGACTTGAAGTTGCATTTCGACTAAACAAACCGACTTTAATTCTTGCCCCGACAATTGCAATACGTAACCAATGGATACAACGCTTTTGTGAACTATTCCTTCTAACCAACTTGGCACCCGAGTGGATTTCGAGAGACATTCGCAATCCAAAATTTATGACAGTTGTAACTTATCAAGGCCTTCACGCAGCTTGTAATAATTGCAGGATTAACGAAGAAGAACTTGAAAGCGACGAAGAAGAAACAGAAGAAGCAAATGGAAGTGGCAGAGCAACAAATCCCAATCTTGACAACATTGTAAGCGGACTAAAGGCACAAAATGTCAAGACCATTGTGGTGGACGAAGCACACCATTTAAAAAATGAATGGTGGCAAACGCTGACAAAAGTTAAAGAAAAATTAGACCCAATTATTGTTGGCTTGACAGCCACACCGCCTTATGACGTCACAGCCACAGAATGGCAGCGATACATTGACTTAAACGGACCTGTTGATACAGAAATTTCCGTCCCTGAATTGGTAATTGAAGGTGATTTATGCCCCCACCAAGATTACGCTTATTTCACACTCCCCACAGAGAAAGAAAATCAAAGCATTGTTGATTTCAGACAAAACATTGAAAAGCTTTTTCAGGAAATTAAAAGTGATGAAACAATCGTTCAGGCAATCGAACAACATCCAGTTTGGCAAAACCCGACAGAGCAGTTAGATTGGATTTACAACAACATTTCCTACTATTCAGCTTGTTTAATTTTTCTAAAAGCCAACGATAAAGAAATTCCCGAAAGACATCTTGAGGTAATCGGAGATAGGAAATTTGAAATTCCCAAACTCGATTACGAATGGATTGAAACGCTTTTGGACTTTTATCTGTATAAAGGAAAAGAACACTTTAAGACATTTGAAGGACATCAAGAAAATCTTGAAAACCGACTAAGAAGATACGGAGCAATTGAAAGAAGGCAAATCAATTTTTCGCATAACAAGAGAGTTACAGGATTTTTGACTTCAAGCATCAGCAAACTAAATGGCATCAAAGAAATTGTTGATTTTGAATACAACAGTTTAGGGAACAATTTGCGTTTAGTAATTCTTTCCGACTTCATCCGTAAAGAGTTTTATATCAACTCTCCTGACAACAATCTTGAACTAAATAAAATCGGTGTAATCCCAATCTTTGAAAAATTAAGAAGAGAAAACAAAGAGAACAAGAAAATTGCTGTTTTGACAGGTTCAATGATAATCATTCCTGTTAGTGCCTATCCTGCATTTGAAGCCAAAGCTGCACAATATGGGATTACGCAAATTAGTTCTAATCCTGTTCCTTTTGACAGCAATTACATTTTAATAAGTCAAACTGAGCAACTCAAACACGATATTGTTCACATAGTAACTCAAATCTTTCAACGTGGAGAAATTGAAGTTTTGATTGGCACAAAATCTTTGCTTGGTGAAGGTTGGGATGCTCCTGCAATCAACTCTTTAATCTTAGCAAGTTTTGTAGGTTCATATGTTCTTTCTAATCAAATGCGCGGAAGAGCCATTAGAACACAAAACGGAAATGGTGGCAAGACAGGAAATATTTGGCATTTAGTCTGTATTGACCCGACTTCACCCACAGGCGGTGATGATTTTGACTTACTAAAAAGACGCTTTAAAAGTTTCGTTGGTGTTTCATTCAAAGAAGAGCCCGGAATTGAAAATGGGATTGGCCGTTTAAATTTACCAGAAAATATTCATCATAAAGAAGAAGCCGAGAAAAAGAATATTGAAATGTTTTCTTATGCAGGAGACAGAGAAAGCCTGAAACAAAGATGGAAAACGGCACTTGAAACAGGTGTTACACTTATTGAAGAAATCAAAATCCCATTTCCTGAAGGCAAAGAATACAAAGCAGTCAAGTCAATGTATTTGAACAAGACAATTCGTAATCTTTTAGCGACTTTAGGTTCGGGTTTAGTTGGTTTCGGTTTGGAGAGTTTACAAGGACTTGGACGAGTAGCAAGGAACATTAAAACTACTCAAGACTTATATGTTATCCTCGCAATTTTCGCAGCTATTGGAATGGCTATTTTTGGCAGACTGACTTTTAAGACATTGAGATTGTATTTCAAATACCGTGACATTTCAAAGGACATTCGACAAATTGGAGACGCACTTTTGAACTCGTTGATTAAGGCAGGAGTAATTCGCACGGACAACTCAAAATTAAAAGTTGACACCTCTATTGACAACTGGGGGGCTGTTTATTGTCACTTAGAAGGTGGAACTACATTTGACAAATCAACATTTATTAACGCACTTCAAGAAATCATTGGTCCAATTGACAATCCAAGGTATGTGATTATTAGAAAGAATAGATTTATGCTTTTCGTTAAGCAAAAAGACTATCATTCTGTTCCTGAAATACTCGGGCGAAATAGAAATTTAGCTGAATATTTCCAAAGCCAATGGGAAAGACTTGTTGGAGCTTGCGAGTTGATTTTTACAAGGACAATTGAAGGAAGAAAGTTACTTTTGAAATCAAGAGTTAAATCCTTGGCAGCACAATTTGACAACAAAGTTGAACATATAAACAAATGGAGATAA
- a CDS encoding sialidase family protein, with protein sequence MQITTKIKDSLFTLFLLLAATAAVAQVRIAERHYTLPVLADQPINILKRLEFTADKQQQVEAELTVKTDALAAEQLDSLSCWFAGTDSTLLTHTPSAAHQRVAAQKWKGRTGKIKVSLKLEKGVNYLWVTAKVHPFKKLDQTFEVAITKASLAGLPSQSQLSGKFARYRPAVAVRRQGAEGVHTSRIPGVITARDGSLVAVYDARRELGRDLQGDIDIGVSRSLDGGRSWLPMEIAIDMGTFGGLPQKFNGVSDPNILLNERTGTIYVAGLWMHGVLDETGTWYPGVKEGREIHNHQWKNKGSQPGFGIKQTSQFLLVKSEDNGLSWSKPVNLTHLKRAEWWLWAPAPGHGISLQDGTLLLPSQGRDETGKAFSNITYSKDGGQTWKTSNPALAESTTECMAVQLDNGDIMLNMRSNYNATHKGDDNGRAIALTNDLGETWTEHPTSHKALIEPTCMASIHKHVYQTEGNSSSVLVFCNPDSKFVRANITLKVSKDNGDSWQPKVLLDEGKGRGYSCITSVDQQTLGVLYEGSQADLIFQQIPLKELL encoded by the coding sequence ATGCAAATAACCACAAAAATAAAAGACAGTCTGTTCACCCTCTTCCTGCTGCTGGCCGCTACGGCGGCAGTTGCACAGGTTCGGATTGCCGAGCGCCACTATACCTTACCGGTATTAGCGGATCAGCCGATCAATATTCTCAAACGGCTGGAATTTACAGCCGACAAGCAGCAGCAGGTTGAAGCGGAACTTACCGTAAAGACCGACGCACTGGCAGCGGAACAGCTGGATAGCCTAAGCTGCTGGTTTGCCGGTACAGACAGTACCCTGCTGACGCATACGCCGAGCGCCGCACATCAGCGCGTAGCTGCACAAAAATGGAAGGGGAGAACCGGAAAAATAAAGGTGTCGCTGAAACTGGAAAAAGGTGTCAACTACCTGTGGGTAACCGCCAAGGTTCATCCATTCAAAAAGCTGGATCAGACTTTTGAGGTAGCCATAACGAAGGCCTCCCTAGCGGGGCTACCGTCCCAATCCCAGCTTTCGGGCAAGTTTGCGCGCTACAGACCGGCTGTTGCCGTACGCCGGCAAGGTGCTGAGGGAGTCCATACCAGCCGTATTCCGGGGGTAATTACGGCCAGAGACGGCAGTCTGGTCGCGGTATACGATGCCCGCAGAGAGCTGGGCAGGGACCTGCAGGGTGACATCGATATCGGCGTATCACGCAGCCTGGATGGTGGCCGTAGCTGGCTGCCCATGGAGATTGCGATCGATATGGGCACATTCGGCGGGCTGCCGCAAAAATTCAACGGAGTCTCTGATCCCAATATCCTGCTCAACGAGCGAACCGGGACGATCTATGTTGCAGGACTGTGGATGCACGGTGTGCTGGACGAAACAGGCACTTGGTACCCCGGGGTCAAAGAAGGCCGCGAGATCCATAATCATCAATGGAAAAATAAGGGATCGCAGCCGGGTTTTGGGATCAAACAGACGTCCCAGTTTCTACTGGTAAAAAGCGAGGACAATGGCCTGAGCTGGTCCAAACCGGTCAATCTCACCCATCTGAAACGGGCGGAATGGTGGCTCTGGGCTCCAGCCCCCGGACATGGCATCAGCCTGCAGGACGGCACACTGCTGCTGCCAAGCCAGGGACGTGATGAGACAGGCAAGGCATTTTCCAATATCACCTACAGCAAGGATGGTGGCCAAACCTGGAAAACTTCCAATCCAGCACTCGCGGAATCCACAACGGAATGCATGGCCGTACAATTGGACAATGGGGACATTATGCTAAATATGCGGTCAAACTACAATGCCACCCACAAGGGCGATGACAATGGCCGTGCCATCGCCCTGACCAATGATCTGGGCGAAACATGGACCGAGCATCCCACTTCACACAAGGCGCTGATCGAACCGACCTGTATGGCCAGCATCCACAAACATGTCTATCAAACAGAAGGGAACAGCAGCTCTGTCTTGGTCTTCTGTAATCCCGATTCCAAATTTGTCCGCGCCAATATCACCCTCAAGGTCAGCAAGGACAACGGTGATTCCTGGCAGCCCAAAGTTCTGCTCGACGAAGGCAAGGGGCGGGGATACTCCTGCATTACTTCCGTGGATCAGCAGACACTCGGCGTGCTGTATGAAGGTAGCCAGGCGGATCTAATATTCCAGCAGATACCACTAAAAGAATTGTTATAA
- a CDS encoding FadR/GntR family transcriptional regulator — translation MINDLTPIATSTRADIVEIRIREYLSNKKLKTGDTLPTELELAEALDVSRNVLREALSRLRMLGLIETKKKRGMVLSTPDILGSFERVLNPQLMDDDTMKDIFELRLVLELGMAELLYLRKTDQDIAELEQIVKKDKNANAEEFRISQEIAFHGKLYEITGNTTLKRFQTMLMPIFGFVLSKSHHSIKSEVTHSDLLQILKNGNRDSFSDAMREHLRPHLEFLKER, via the coding sequence ATGATAAACGACCTCACTCCAATAGCGACGAGTACCCGCGCTGACATAGTTGAAATACGCATAAGAGAATATCTTTCCAACAAGAAATTAAAAACGGGCGACACGCTGCCGACAGAACTGGAGCTTGCCGAGGCACTCGACGTCAGCCGCAACGTGCTACGTGAAGCCCTGAGCCGCTTGCGCATGCTGGGCCTGATCGAAACCAAAAAGAAGCGCGGTATGGTGCTGTCCACACCGGATATCCTCGGTTCGTTTGAACGCGTACTGAATCCGCAGTTGATGGACGACGATACCATGAAGGATATCTTCGAACTGCGTCTGGTCCTCGAACTGGGCATGGCTGAACTGCTTTACCTGCGCAAGACAGATCAGGATATCGCCGAACTGGAGCAGATTGTCAAGAAAGATAAAAATGCCAATGCCGAGGAGTTTAGAATCAGCCAGGAAATTGCTTTTCATGGCAAACTTTATGAAATCACGGGCAATACCACCCTCAAACGGTTCCAGACCATGTTGATGCCGATCTTTGGCTTTGTGCTGAGCAAAAGCCACCATAGCATTAAGTCGGAAGTCACGCATAGCGATCTGCTGCAGATCCTTAAAAACGGTAACCGCGATTCTTTTTCAGATGCCATGCGCGAACATCTGCGTCCGCATCTTGAATTTCTGAAGGAGCGTTAG
- a CDS encoding metallophosphoesterase has product MKIHIVSDLHREFGYNDFNLKLADVLVLAGDTDLGVKGISWLKSLSLDIPIIYVLGNHEYYKGAYPKTLYKIKDAASNSNIHVLENESLKIDHVCFHGCTLWTDFSLKGNPAAYGSLCQSRMNDYKKIRLGDNYAKLRSIDTFRIHQTSRQWLEESLSYSAAECNIVLTHHASSIQSLPMKYLDDPISAA; this is encoded by the coding sequence ATGAAAATCCACATAGTTAGCGATCTGCACAGAGAATTTGGATACAACGATTTCAATCTGAAATTAGCAGATGTACTTGTATTGGCTGGAGATACTGATCTAGGAGTAAAAGGGATCAGCTGGCTAAAATCACTCTCATTGGATATACCGATCATTTATGTGCTGGGCAATCATGAATATTATAAGGGAGCGTATCCGAAAACATTATATAAAATCAAAGATGCAGCAAGTAACTCAAATATCCATGTGTTGGAAAATGAATCTTTGAAGATCGACCACGTTTGTTTCCATGGCTGTACACTCTGGACTGATTTTTCCTTAAAGGGCAATCCCGCCGCATATGGATCGCTATGCCAAAGCCGGATGAATGATTATAAGAAGATCAGATTAGGAGACAATTATGCCAAATTGAGAAGTATCGATACCTTTAGAATCCATCAAACTTCGAGGCAATGGCTGGAGGAAAGTCTTAGCTATAGTGCAGCGGAATGTAATATCGTCTTGACGCACCATGCGTCGAGCATTCAATCCCTGCCGATGAAGTATTTGGACGATCCGATAAGCGCCGCCTAA
- a CDS encoding zeta toxin family protein → MPNIYIISGCNGAGKTTASYTVLPEILDCREFVNADNIAAGISPFNPQSVAVSAGRIMLERIAELIKSKVDFAFETTLSTRSYRNLVIDAQKIGYSVTVLYFWLDSPLLAIQRVKKRVENGGHNIPSDVIERRYQRGLENLFNIYIPICDRWLVFDNMDLIPEIIAQGDKFGEFVANSEIWSTLKSKYHNER, encoded by the coding sequence ATGCCAAATATCTATATCATCTCGGGATGCAATGGAGCTGGAAAAACAACTGCGAGTTATACTGTATTACCAGAGATTTTAGATTGCCGAGAATTTGTAAATGCTGACAATATAGCCGCAGGTATTTCTCCATTTAACCCACAAAGTGTAGCCGTATCAGCTGGGCGTATTATGTTGGAACGTATAGCGGAATTAATAAAGTCCAAAGTTGATTTCGCATTTGAAACAACACTTTCTACTAGGAGCTATAGAAATTTAGTAATAGATGCTCAAAAAATCGGCTATTCAGTCACAGTACTTTACTTTTGGCTCGACTCACCTTTGCTGGCTATACAACGTGTAAAGAAAAGGGTAGAAAACGGAGGGCACAATATTCCTTCTGATGTAATAGAAAGACGATATCAACGTGGTTTAGAAAACTTGTTTAACATTTATATTCCAATATGTGATCGCTGGTTGGTCTTTGACAACATGGATTTAATACCTGAAATAATTGCTCAGGGTGATAAATTTGGAGAATTCGTTGCAAATAGCGAAATTTGGTCAACACTAAAATCTAAATACCATAATGAACGATAA
- a CDS encoding dihydrodipicolinate synthase family protein yields the protein MNKKHKIKGLIAAAFANYDQAGNIDLDGIPAMTEHLVRQGLRGIFICGTNGEGPSLSTAERMAVAERYIKAIDGRVLSFVHVGHSSIAEAKHLAAHAESIGADYISAVSAFYFKPSSVENLVDAMAAIAAAAPNTPFYYYHIPAVTGLQIDMLHFLALAEQKIPTFQGIKYTAATLHEYQACLQYKEGKYDILFGYDELLLPALAVGATGAIGSTYNYAAPLYLEVIRRFDAGAHEAARNLHFEAVQMVQLLVKYGPIPVQRAIMKKIGLDLGQPRLPLTLLDEDNEQQLLAELEHSKFLEHVALYQ from the coding sequence ATGAATAAAAAGCATAAAATAAAAGGCTTGATCGCCGCGGCATTTGCCAATTATGACCAAGCCGGAAATATCGACCTGGACGGTATTCCAGCCATGACGGAGCACCTTGTCCGACAGGGGCTGCGGGGGATATTTATCTGCGGAACCAACGGGGAGGGACCGAGTCTCTCCACGGCCGAGCGCATGGCAGTTGCCGAACGTTATATCAAGGCCATTGACGGGCGGGTCCTTTCTTTTGTCCATGTGGGGCATAGCTCCATTGCCGAAGCCAAACACCTGGCAGCACATGCCGAAAGCATCGGTGCTGATTATATTTCAGCGGTCTCGGCTTTCTATTTCAAGCCCTCATCCGTGGAAAATCTGGTCGATGCCATGGCCGCCATTGCGGCCGCGGCCCCCAATACACCTTTCTACTACTATCATATCCCTGCTGTCACAGGCCTGCAGATCGATATGCTCCACTTCCTGGCCTTGGCAGAGCAGAAAATCCCAACCTTCCAGGGGATCAAATATACAGCGGCCACCTTACATGAATACCAGGCCTGCCTACAATATAAAGAGGGCAAGTACGATATCCTGTTTGGTTACGATGAACTGCTCTTGCCAGCACTGGCAGTGGGAGCGACCGGTGCCATTGGCAGTACCTACAATTACGCTGCGCCCCTTTATCTGGAGGTAATCCGCCGGTTTGACGCTGGTGCCCATGAAGCGGCACGTAACCTGCATTTTGAAGCCGTGCAGATGGTGCAACTGCTGGTAAAATATGGGCCGATCCCAGTGCAGCGGGCTATTATGAAAAAGATCGGATTAGATCTGGGGCAGCCCCGGCTTCCATTGACGCTGTTGGATGAAGACAATGAGCAGCAGCTGCTTGCCGAATTGGAACATTCTAAATTCTTGGAGCATGTGGCATTATATCAGTAA
- a CDS encoding MFS transporter translates to MINTTSKRYAWLIVIFLWVVAFLNYFDRLLMTSMRDPILSEFQLNDAQFGLLTAVFLWCYGIVSPFGGYMADRYSRRKVILFSVFVWSAVTLWTGYARSFPELLLTRVLMGVSEACYIPAALALISDYHSGRTRSLATGLHMCGLYTGMAMGGLGGYIAEYWGWRQGFHVFGLFGVVYALLLAYTLRDRVVPAAPNEPAPEQRETVQLKAILQSLFRLPSFYVIMIYFAVLGMANWLINGWLPTFLKEQFSLDLGQAGISATGYMQIGSFAGVVMGGLLADRWQRRNKRARLYVIVLGFALGAPFLFFMAWTHVFTWAILAMLVFGLARGFNDANLMPLLRQVADSRYSATAYGFLNFLSTIVGGLMVYVGGALKDADVSLAITYQVVAIGLLLAALSLLLVKVKNDTIQ, encoded by the coding sequence ATGATAAACACGACATCAAAACGTTATGCCTGGCTAATCGTCATCTTCCTGTGGGTGGTCGCCTTTCTAAATTATTTTGACCGCCTGTTGATGACTTCGATGCGGGATCCGATTCTCAGCGAATTTCAGTTAAACGATGCGCAGTTCGGCTTGCTGACGGCCGTCTTTTTATGGTGTTATGGCATTGTGAGTCCCTTTGGGGGCTATATGGCCGATCGGTACTCCCGCAGGAAAGTAATTCTTTTCTCGGTATTCGTCTGGTCTGCGGTTACGCTTTGGACGGGCTATGCGCGCTCATTTCCCGAATTATTGCTGACACGGGTGTTGATGGGCGTCAGCGAGGCCTGTTATATTCCTGCTGCCCTGGCATTGATCAGTGATTACCATAGTGGCCGTACGCGTTCCCTGGCCACGGGGCTACATATGTGCGGACTCTATACGGGAATGGCCATGGGCGGTCTGGGGGGATATATCGCCGAATATTGGGGCTGGCGCCAGGGATTTCATGTCTTTGGTCTTTTCGGTGTTGTGTACGCACTGCTACTGGCCTATACCTTACGCGACCGGGTTGTTCCTGCTGCACCGAACGAACCGGCACCAGAGCAGCGAGAGACGGTGCAGCTCAAAGCCATTTTGCAAAGCCTATTTCGCCTGCCTTCCTTTTATGTCATTATGATCTATTTTGCCGTTCTGGGCATGGCAAACTGGCTGATCAACGGTTGGCTTCCCACATTTCTGAAGGAACAGTTCAGCCTTGATCTCGGCCAGGCGGGCATTTCGGCCACCGGATATATGCAGATCGGCTCTTTTGCCGGTGTCGTTATGGGCGGTTTATTGGCGGACCGCTGGCAACGCCGGAATAAGCGCGCCCGGCTGTATGTGATCGTCCTGGGCTTTGCGCTGGGCGCCCCCTTTTTGTTCTTTATGGCCTGGACCCATGTTTTTACCTGGGCAATTCTCGCGATGCTTGTCTTCGGACTGGCACGCGGATTCAATGATGCCAATCTGATGCCGCTCTTACGGCAGGTGGCCGACAGCCGCTACAGCGCCACGGCCTATGGCTTCTTAAATTTTTTGAGCACCATTGTCGGCGGACTGATGGTTTACGTCGGGGGCGCCCTGAAAGATGCCGACGTGAGCCTGGCGATTACCTATCAGGTTGTGGCAATCGGGCTGCTGCTGGCTGCGCTGTCCCTGCTGCTGGTAAAAGTTAAAAACGATACGATACAATAA